In Penaeus vannamei isolate JL-2024 chromosome 15, ASM4276789v1, whole genome shotgun sequence, the following are encoded in one genomic region:
- the PICK1 gene encoding PRKCA-binding protein isoform X4 produces the protein MEFDDDFYLEEDKLGMTVTSGSVNLEKDDSNLIGISIGGGAKYCPCLYVVQVFDNTAASRDGTLQSGDEITGVNGVNVKGKSKQEVAQLIQRSEGTVTIQYNKLHADPKQGKTLDIAMKKVKHRLVENMSSSTADALGLSRAILCNDSLVKKLDDLQRTEDMYRSLMDHTKRLLKAFFDLCIVYKRFGDIFCEIGVRELQQSANEAFNQFGEAHRQMEKFGIQMLKRLKPILSDLGTYLHKAIPDTRLTIRRYADTKFEYLSYCLKVKEMDDEEMQFAQLQEPLYRVETGNYEYRLILRCRQDARAKFAKLRSDVLVKLELLDSKHVQHLTEQLTRLISGLATYHSQCQELMHDKHWFPIELDMVGTTLQSDNRSDSIQSEEDDEELLDTEGATEATEAELVQPLADITLNDSKPQQEAKPGNFEDINLLGDF, from the exons GGGTATGACAGTCACCTCAGGCAGTGTCAACCTTGAGAAAGATGACAGTAACCTCATCGGCATTAGTATTGGGGGCGGAGCTAAATACTGTCCATGTCTCTATGTTGTACAG GTCTTTGACAACACTGCAGCATCTCGGGATGGCACCCTACAGAGTGGAGATGAGATCACCGGGGTGAACGGAGTGAATGTGAAGGGGAAGTCCAAGCAAGAGGTAGCACAGCTCATACAGCGGTCAGAG gGTACTGTTACTATTCAGTACAACAAATTACATGCCGACCCAAAACAAGGAAAAACGTTGGACATTGccatgaaaaaagtaaaacacagaCTGGTAGAGAACATGTCTTCATCAACTGCAGATGCCCTTGGCTTGTCTCGGGCTATATTATGCAACGACTCTTTAGTGAAGAAGCTGGATGACCTTCAGAGAACAGAAGACATGTACAGGTCACTGATGGATCACACCAAGAGATTACTGAAGGCTTTCTTTGACCTCTGCATTGTTTATAAAA GGTTTGGTGATATCTTCTGTGAAATTGGTGTACGTGAACTCCAGCAGTCAGCAAATGAAGCTTTTAACCAGTTTGGTGAAGCACATCGTCAAATGGAAAAGTTTGGGATCCAGATGCTAAAGAGACTAAAACCA ATCTTGAGTGACTTGGGCACATATCTGCATAAGGCCATTCCCGACACAAGATTGACAATCAGACGATATGCCGACACGAAATTTGAATACCTCAGTTATTGCCTTAAAGTGAAGGAAATGGATGATGAAGAGATGCAGTTTGCTCAGTTGCAGGAACCTTTGTACAGAGTGGAAACTGGAAATTATGAGTATCG ATTGATCCTTCGTTGCCGCCAAGATGCCAGGGCCAAATTTGCCAAACTGAGATCTGATGTTCTTGTCAAGTTAGAATTGCTGGATTCGAAACACGTCCAACACCTTACTGAACAACTTACTAGACTCATATCTGGTCTTGCTACATACCACAGCCAGTGTCAGGAGCTTATGCATGACAAACATTGGTTCCCAATTGAACTGGACATGGTTGGAACAACTCTCCAGTCAGATAATCGCAGTGACAGCATACAG agtgaagaggatgatgaagaattGTTGGATACAGAAGGTGCAACAGAAGCAACAGAGGCAGAGCTTGTCCAGCCACTGGCAGACATCACCCTTAATGATAGCAAGCCACAGCAGGAGGCAAAACCGGGAAACTTCGAAGACATTAACCTCTTGGGAGACTTTTAG
- the PICK1 gene encoding PRKCA-binding protein isoform X2 encodes MEFDDDFYLEEDKLPKEEREDGKGSKDDDDDEIKEEEEEECNEKERFLFGFRMENKMGMTVTSGSVNLEKDDSNLIGISIGGGAKYCPCLYVVQVFDNTAASRDGTLQSGDEITGVNGVNVKGKSKQEVAQLIQRSEGTVTIQYNKLHADPKQGKTLDIAMKKVKHRLVENMSSSTADALGLSRAILCNDSLVKKLDDLQRTEDMYRSLMDHTKRLLKAFFDLCIVYKRFGDIFCEIGVRELQQSANEAFNQFGEAHRQMEKFGIQMLKRLKPILSDLGTYLHKAIPDTRLTIRRYADTKFEYLSYCLKVKEMDDEEMQFAQLQEPLYRVETGNYEYRLILRCRQDARAKFAKLRSDVLVKLELLDSKHVQHLTEQLTRLISGLATYHSQCQELMHDKHWFPIELDMVGTTLQSDNRSDSIQSEEDDEELLDTEGATEATEAELVQPLADITLNDSKPQQEAKPGNFEDINLLGDF; translated from the exons AcccaaagaggaaagagaggatgggaaaggatctaaggatgatgatgatgatgagattaaggaggaagaagaggaggaatgtaatgaaaaagagagatttttgTTTGGATTTCGTATGGAAAACAAGAT GGGTATGACAGTCACCTCAGGCAGTGTCAACCTTGAGAAAGATGACAGTAACCTCATCGGCATTAGTATTGGGGGCGGAGCTAAATACTGTCCATGTCTCTATGTTGTACAG GTCTTTGACAACACTGCAGCATCTCGGGATGGCACCCTACAGAGTGGAGATGAGATCACCGGGGTGAACGGAGTGAATGTGAAGGGGAAGTCCAAGCAAGAGGTAGCACAGCTCATACAGCGGTCAGAG gGTACTGTTACTATTCAGTACAACAAATTACATGCCGACCCAAAACAAGGAAAAACGTTGGACATTGccatgaaaaaagtaaaacacagaCTGGTAGAGAACATGTCTTCATCAACTGCAGATGCCCTTGGCTTGTCTCGGGCTATATTATGCAACGACTCTTTAGTGAAGAAGCTGGATGACCTTCAGAGAACAGAAGACATGTACAGGTCACTGATGGATCACACCAAGAGATTACTGAAGGCTTTCTTTGACCTCTGCATTGTTTATAAAA GGTTTGGTGATATCTTCTGTGAAATTGGTGTACGTGAACTCCAGCAGTCAGCAAATGAAGCTTTTAACCAGTTTGGTGAAGCACATCGTCAAATGGAAAAGTTTGGGATCCAGATGCTAAAGAGACTAAAACCA ATCTTGAGTGACTTGGGCACATATCTGCATAAGGCCATTCCCGACACAAGATTGACAATCAGACGATATGCCGACACGAAATTTGAATACCTCAGTTATTGCCTTAAAGTGAAGGAAATGGATGATGAAGAGATGCAGTTTGCTCAGTTGCAGGAACCTTTGTACAGAGTGGAAACTGGAAATTATGAGTATCG ATTGATCCTTCGTTGCCGCCAAGATGCCAGGGCCAAATTTGCCAAACTGAGATCTGATGTTCTTGTCAAGTTAGAATTGCTGGATTCGAAACACGTCCAACACCTTACTGAACAACTTACTAGACTCATATCTGGTCTTGCTACATACCACAGCCAGTGTCAGGAGCTTATGCATGACAAACATTGGTTCCCAATTGAACTGGACATGGTTGGAACAACTCTCCAGTCAGATAATCGCAGTGACAGCATACAG agtgaagaggatgatgaagaattGTTGGATACAGAAGGTGCAACAGAAGCAACAGAGGCAGAGCTTGTCCAGCCACTGGCAGACATCACCCTTAATGATAGCAAGCCACAGCAGGAGGCAAAACCGGGAAACTTCGAAGACATTAACCTCTTGGGAGACTTTTAG
- the PICK1 gene encoding PRKCA-binding protein isoform X1 produces MEFDDDFYLEEDKLPETRITSGSPVIERKESKEPKEEREDGKGSKDDDDDEIKEEEEEECNEKERFLFGFRMENKMGMTVTSGSVNLEKDDSNLIGISIGGGAKYCPCLYVVQVFDNTAASRDGTLQSGDEITGVNGVNVKGKSKQEVAQLIQRSEGTVTIQYNKLHADPKQGKTLDIAMKKVKHRLVENMSSSTADALGLSRAILCNDSLVKKLDDLQRTEDMYRSLMDHTKRLLKAFFDLCIVYKRFGDIFCEIGVRELQQSANEAFNQFGEAHRQMEKFGIQMLKRLKPILSDLGTYLHKAIPDTRLTIRRYADTKFEYLSYCLKVKEMDDEEMQFAQLQEPLYRVETGNYEYRLILRCRQDARAKFAKLRSDVLVKLELLDSKHVQHLTEQLTRLISGLATYHSQCQELMHDKHWFPIELDMVGTTLQSDNRSDSIQSEEDDEELLDTEGATEATEAELVQPLADITLNDSKPQQEAKPGNFEDINLLGDF; encoded by the exons AcccaaagaggaaagagaggatgggaaaggatctaaggatgatgatgatgatgagattaaggaggaagaagaggaggaatgtaatgaaaaagagagatttttgTTTGGATTTCGTATGGAAAACAAGAT GGGTATGACAGTCACCTCAGGCAGTGTCAACCTTGAGAAAGATGACAGTAACCTCATCGGCATTAGTATTGGGGGCGGAGCTAAATACTGTCCATGTCTCTATGTTGTACAG GTCTTTGACAACACTGCAGCATCTCGGGATGGCACCCTACAGAGTGGAGATGAGATCACCGGGGTGAACGGAGTGAATGTGAAGGGGAAGTCCAAGCAAGAGGTAGCACAGCTCATACAGCGGTCAGAG gGTACTGTTACTATTCAGTACAACAAATTACATGCCGACCCAAAACAAGGAAAAACGTTGGACATTGccatgaaaaaagtaaaacacagaCTGGTAGAGAACATGTCTTCATCAACTGCAGATGCCCTTGGCTTGTCTCGGGCTATATTATGCAACGACTCTTTAGTGAAGAAGCTGGATGACCTTCAGAGAACAGAAGACATGTACAGGTCACTGATGGATCACACCAAGAGATTACTGAAGGCTTTCTTTGACCTCTGCATTGTTTATAAAA GGTTTGGTGATATCTTCTGTGAAATTGGTGTACGTGAACTCCAGCAGTCAGCAAATGAAGCTTTTAACCAGTTTGGTGAAGCACATCGTCAAATGGAAAAGTTTGGGATCCAGATGCTAAAGAGACTAAAACCA ATCTTGAGTGACTTGGGCACATATCTGCATAAGGCCATTCCCGACACAAGATTGACAATCAGACGATATGCCGACACGAAATTTGAATACCTCAGTTATTGCCTTAAAGTGAAGGAAATGGATGATGAAGAGATGCAGTTTGCTCAGTTGCAGGAACCTTTGTACAGAGTGGAAACTGGAAATTATGAGTATCG ATTGATCCTTCGTTGCCGCCAAGATGCCAGGGCCAAATTTGCCAAACTGAGATCTGATGTTCTTGTCAAGTTAGAATTGCTGGATTCGAAACACGTCCAACACCTTACTGAACAACTTACTAGACTCATATCTGGTCTTGCTACATACCACAGCCAGTGTCAGGAGCTTATGCATGACAAACATTGGTTCCCAATTGAACTGGACATGGTTGGAACAACTCTCCAGTCAGATAATCGCAGTGACAGCATACAG agtgaagaggatgatgaagaattGTTGGATACAGAAGGTGCAACAGAAGCAACAGAGGCAGAGCTTGTCCAGCCACTGGCAGACATCACCCTTAATGATAGCAAGCCACAGCAGGAGGCAAAACCGGGAAACTTCGAAGACATTAACCTCTTGGGAGACTTTTAG
- the PICK1 gene encoding PRKCA-binding protein isoform X3, with amino-acid sequence MWSGLPGVYEYSMLPIHDPDEYTADDMDYYSIFEDRMGMTVTSGSVNLEKDDSNLIGISIGGGAKYCPCLYVVQVFDNTAASRDGTLQSGDEITGVNGVNVKGKSKQEVAQLIQRSEGTVTIQYNKLHADPKQGKTLDIAMKKVKHRLVENMSSSTADALGLSRAILCNDSLVKKLDDLQRTEDMYRSLMDHTKRLLKAFFDLCIVYKRFGDIFCEIGVRELQQSANEAFNQFGEAHRQMEKFGIQMLKRLKPILSDLGTYLHKAIPDTRLTIRRYADTKFEYLSYCLKVKEMDDEEMQFAQLQEPLYRVETGNYEYRLILRCRQDARAKFAKLRSDVLVKLELLDSKHVQHLTEQLTRLISGLATYHSQCQELMHDKHWFPIELDMVGTTLQSDNRSDSIQSEEDDEELLDTEGATEATEAELVQPLADITLNDSKPQQEAKPGNFEDINLLGDF; translated from the exons GGGTATGACAGTCACCTCAGGCAGTGTCAACCTTGAGAAAGATGACAGTAACCTCATCGGCATTAGTATTGGGGGCGGAGCTAAATACTGTCCATGTCTCTATGTTGTACAG GTCTTTGACAACACTGCAGCATCTCGGGATGGCACCCTACAGAGTGGAGATGAGATCACCGGGGTGAACGGAGTGAATGTGAAGGGGAAGTCCAAGCAAGAGGTAGCACAGCTCATACAGCGGTCAGAG gGTACTGTTACTATTCAGTACAACAAATTACATGCCGACCCAAAACAAGGAAAAACGTTGGACATTGccatgaaaaaagtaaaacacagaCTGGTAGAGAACATGTCTTCATCAACTGCAGATGCCCTTGGCTTGTCTCGGGCTATATTATGCAACGACTCTTTAGTGAAGAAGCTGGATGACCTTCAGAGAACAGAAGACATGTACAGGTCACTGATGGATCACACCAAGAGATTACTGAAGGCTTTCTTTGACCTCTGCATTGTTTATAAAA GGTTTGGTGATATCTTCTGTGAAATTGGTGTACGTGAACTCCAGCAGTCAGCAAATGAAGCTTTTAACCAGTTTGGTGAAGCACATCGTCAAATGGAAAAGTTTGGGATCCAGATGCTAAAGAGACTAAAACCA ATCTTGAGTGACTTGGGCACATATCTGCATAAGGCCATTCCCGACACAAGATTGACAATCAGACGATATGCCGACACGAAATTTGAATACCTCAGTTATTGCCTTAAAGTGAAGGAAATGGATGATGAAGAGATGCAGTTTGCTCAGTTGCAGGAACCTTTGTACAGAGTGGAAACTGGAAATTATGAGTATCG ATTGATCCTTCGTTGCCGCCAAGATGCCAGGGCCAAATTTGCCAAACTGAGATCTGATGTTCTTGTCAAGTTAGAATTGCTGGATTCGAAACACGTCCAACACCTTACTGAACAACTTACTAGACTCATATCTGGTCTTGCTACATACCACAGCCAGTGTCAGGAGCTTATGCATGACAAACATTGGTTCCCAATTGAACTGGACATGGTTGGAACAACTCTCCAGTCAGATAATCGCAGTGACAGCATACAG agtgaagaggatgatgaagaattGTTGGATACAGAAGGTGCAACAGAAGCAACAGAGGCAGAGCTTGTCCAGCCACTGGCAGACATCACCCTTAATGATAGCAAGCCACAGCAGGAGGCAAAACCGGGAAACTTCGAAGACATTAACCTCTTGGGAGACTTTTAG